One stretch of Methyloversatilis sp. RAC08 DNA includes these proteins:
- a CDS encoding short-chain fatty acid transporter, with protein sequence MLQRVTSLSVRLVERWLPDPFVLVLLLTLLVFAAGIGVEGQSPVAMLEHWGKGFWNLLQFSMQMVLILVTGWVLATTLFFRRILEAIAELAHTPGQAILLVSVVSLLASWLNWGFGLVIGAMFARQLARGVAGVDYRLLIASAYSGFVIWHGGLSGSVPLTLATADHFLAARTGVIATGDTIFSTFNLLIVLALFICVPILNRLMMPRPENTVTVDPALLVDVEFVPDTSTDTPAARLDNSILLAQSVGIMGLVFSGYYFLVSAGTLNLNIVNFMFLFLGIMLHGRPSRFLAAIGDAARGSGGIIVQFPFYAGLMGMIVGSGLAVTISNVFVAVSTDTTLPLFAFLSAGLVNIFVPSGGGQWAVQGPIMVEAAASMGADLPRVAMAVAWGDAWTNLIQPFWALPALAIAGLRAKDIMGYCLITLFMSGVVIGLGLTFVP encoded by the coding sequence ATGCTGCAACGTGTCACGTCGCTGTCCGTCCGGCTGGTTGAAAGATGGCTGCCCGATCCGTTCGTGCTGGTGCTGCTGCTGACGCTGCTCGTGTTCGCGGCCGGCATCGGTGTCGAGGGACAGTCGCCGGTGGCGATGCTCGAGCACTGGGGCAAGGGGTTCTGGAACCTGCTGCAGTTTTCGATGCAGATGGTGCTGATACTCGTGACCGGCTGGGTGCTGGCGACGACGCTGTTCTTCCGCCGCATTCTCGAAGCCATCGCAGAACTGGCGCACACGCCGGGGCAGGCCATCCTGCTGGTGAGTGTGGTGTCGCTGCTGGCGAGCTGGCTCAACTGGGGATTCGGCCTGGTCATCGGCGCGATGTTCGCGCGCCAGCTGGCGCGCGGCGTGGCGGGCGTCGACTACCGTCTGCTGATCGCCAGCGCCTACAGCGGCTTCGTCATCTGGCATGGCGGTCTGTCAGGCTCGGTGCCACTCACGCTCGCCACGGCCGACCACTTCCTCGCCGCCCGCACCGGCGTCATCGCCACCGGCGACACGATCTTCTCGACCTTCAACCTGCTCATCGTGCTGGCGCTGTTCATCTGCGTGCCGATACTGAACCGGCTGATGATGCCGCGCCCCGAAAACACGGTGACGGTCGATCCGGCGCTGCTGGTCGATGTCGAATTCGTGCCCGACACCAGCACCGACACGCCGGCTGCGCGGCTTGACAACAGCATCCTGCTGGCGCAGTCGGTCGGCATCATGGGTCTGGTGTTTTCCGGCTACTACTTCCTGGTCAGCGCCGGCACCTTGAACCTGAACATCGTCAATTTCATGTTCCTGTTCCTCGGCATCATGCTGCACGGCCGACCCAGCCGCTTTCTGGCGGCGATCGGCGACGCCGCGCGCGGTTCGGGCGGCATCATCGTGCAGTTTCCGTTCTATGCCGGCCTGATGGGCATGATCGTCGGCTCGGGGCTTGCGGTGACGATCTCGAATGTGTTCGTTGCCGTGTCGACCGACACCACGCTGCCGCTGTTTGCATTCCTCAGCGCCGGTCTGGTGAATATATTCGTGCCGTCCGGCGGAGGTCAGTGGGCGGTACAGGGACCGATCATGGTCGAGGCCGCCGCCAGCATGGGCGCCGACCTGCCGCGCGTGGCCATGGCGGTGGCCTGGGGCGACGCCTGGACCAACCTGATCCAGCCCTTCTGGGCCCTGCCCGCGCTGGCCATCGCGGGCCTGCGCGCGAAGGACATCATGGGCTACTGCCTGATCACGCTGTTCATGTCGGGCGTGGTGATCGGCCTCGGACTGACATTCGTGCCGTGA
- a CDS encoding MBL fold metallo-hydrolase — translation MIDYEHDISAIDAALLRHGMASIHLLRAGDEAALVDCGTGHSLPNVLAALAHKGIAADKLRYVILTHVHLDHASGAGAAMRAFPNAQLVVHPRGARHMIDPSKLITGATDVYGAQAMADMYGDILPVDAARVIETHDGYVLDFNGRTLEFIDTPGHAKHHHCIWDARSQGWFTGDTFGLAYPECTVDGRAFIFPTTSPVQFDPVAMRASVERLLSRQPEAMFLTHYGKVTGVPTLGRALLSRIDAHVAIARAAASAGDGRKQALLAALSAYLMDELRAHGSPLTRDEAMAVWGLDIELNAQGLEVWLDSEKT, via the coding sequence ATGATCGATTACGAGCACGACATATCCGCCATCGACGCTGCACTGCTCCGCCACGGCATGGCATCCATCCACCTGCTGCGCGCCGGTGACGAAGCGGCGCTGGTCGACTGCGGCACCGGCCATTCGCTGCCCAATGTGCTGGCCGCACTGGCACACAAGGGCATCGCCGCCGACAAGCTGCGCTACGTCATTCTGACCCACGTGCATCTGGACCACGCCAGCGGCGCCGGTGCAGCGATGCGCGCCTTTCCGAATGCGCAGCTGGTGGTGCATCCGCGCGGCGCGCGCCACATGATCGATCCGTCGAAACTGATTACGGGTGCCACGGACGTCTATGGCGCGCAGGCGATGGCCGACATGTATGGCGACATCCTGCCGGTCGACGCGGCGCGCGTGATCGAAACGCATGACGGTTACGTGCTCGACTTCAACGGCCGCACGCTCGAATTCATCGACACGCCGGGCCACGCGAAGCACCATCACTGCATCTGGGACGCGCGCTCGCAGGGCTGGTTTACGGGCGACACCTTCGGCCTGGCCTACCCGGAATGCACGGTCGATGGCCGCGCCTTCATCTTCCCGACCACGTCGCCGGTTCAGTTCGATCCGGTCGCGATGCGCGCGTCGGTCGAGCGTTTGCTGTCGCGGCAGCCGGAGGCGATGTTCCTGACCCACTACGGCAAGGTGACCGGCGTACCGACGCTGGGCCGCGCGCTGCTGTCGCGCATCGACGCCCACGTGGCGATCGCCAGGGCGGCCGCCAGTGCCGGTGACGGCCGCAAGCAGGCGCTGCTGGCCGCGCTGTCCGCCTATCTGATGGACGAACTGCGCGCCCACGGCAGCCCGCTCACGCGTGACGAGGCGATGGCCGTATGGGGGCTGGACATCGAACTCAACGCACAGGGGCTCGAGGTTTGGCTGGACTCTGAAAAGACCTGA
- a CDS encoding acyl-CoA thioesterase codes for MTELPKHELTMTVLMTPDMANFSGNVHGGSLLKLLDQVAYACAARFAQTYVVTLSVDQVIFRSPIHVGELVTFLASVNFTGTTSMEVGVKVMTENIREHTTRHTNTCYLTMVAMDEARRPCRVPQLTPATPDQRRRQTAAKVRRQMRLEFDQRFHELMQAEQAKAGEVNE; via the coding sequence ATGACCGAACTTCCGAAACACGAACTGACGATGACGGTGCTGATGACGCCCGACATGGCGAACTTCTCCGGCAATGTGCACGGTGGATCGCTGCTCAAGTTGCTCGATCAGGTGGCCTACGCCTGCGCCGCGCGCTTTGCGCAGACCTATGTGGTGACACTGTCGGTCGATCAGGTCATCTTCCGCAGCCCGATCCACGTCGGCGAACTGGTCACCTTCCTCGCGTCGGTCAACTTCACCGGTACGACGTCGATGGAAGTCGGCGTCAAGGTGATGACGGAAAACATCCGCGAACACACGACGCGTCACACCAACACCTGCTACCTGACCATGGTGGCGATGGACGAGGCGCGCCGCCCGTGCCGCGTGCCGCAACTGACACCGGCCACGCCGGACCAGCGGCGGCGCCAGACCGCCGCCAAGGTGCGCCGGCAGATGCGCCTCGAGTTTGATCAGCGCTTCCATGAATTGATGCAGGCCGAACAGGCGAAAGCCGGCGAGGTGAATGAATGA
- a CDS encoding BPSS1780 family membrane protein, whose product MNSSGHNPFEPAPQPVALPDVTAPESRGLPAGRGLEWLRQGWQCFLAAPGLWIVITVIWTVVLVALNVVPLFGTIAATLLAMVTLGGIMQGCQALSRGEPLALSHLWAGFGERVNPLLALGGWYLGAMVAVTLFVLLMSAIVAGLAGLAAFAALLVVSAATSLLLVIAVMLMAPVLMAVWFAPALVMFHRMTAIEAMRVSFYACLRNAPAFLVFALIYIVLVVLASIPAMLGWLVLLPVTFGAIYASYRDVFRHD is encoded by the coding sequence ATGAACAGTTCAGGCCACAACCCCTTCGAGCCGGCGCCGCAGCCGGTCGCCCTGCCGGACGTGACGGCACCCGAATCGCGCGGCCTGCCGGCCGGCCGCGGCCTTGAATGGCTGCGTCAGGGCTGGCAGTGTTTCCTGGCCGCGCCCGGCCTGTGGATCGTCATCACCGTCATCTGGACGGTCGTGCTGGTGGCGCTCAATGTGGTGCCGCTGTTCGGCACCATCGCAGCAACGCTGCTGGCGATGGTGACGCTGGGCGGCATCATGCAGGGTTGCCAGGCGCTGTCGCGCGGCGAACCGCTCGCGCTGTCGCATCTTTGGGCCGGCTTCGGCGAACGGGTCAATCCGCTGCTCGCGCTGGGCGGCTGGTATCTGGGTGCGATGGTGGCGGTCACCCTGTTCGTGCTGCTGATGTCGGCCATCGTCGCCGGGCTGGCCGGGCTCGCTGCATTCGCTGCGCTGCTGGTCGTATCGGCCGCGACCTCGCTGCTGCTGGTGATTGCGGTGATGCTGATGGCGCCCGTGCTGATGGCCGTGTGGTTCGCACCCGCGCTGGTGATGTTCCATCGCATGACCGCCATCGAGGCGATGCGCGTCAGCTTCTACGCCTGTCTGCGCAATGCACCGGCCTTTCTGGTGTTCGCGCTGATCTACATCGTGCTGGTCGTGCTGGCGTCGATTCCGGCCATGCTGGGCTGGCTGGTGCTGCTGCCGGTCACCTTCGGCGCGATCTACGCCAGCTATCGCGACGTGTTCCGCCACGACTGA
- a CDS encoding cryptochrome/photolyase family protein, protein MAKSSSRLVWFRRDLRVDDHAALYHALREGGPVWCTFVFDTEILDELLREGWRADRRVEFIHAAIVELDAALRDLGGGLIVRHGRARDLVPALARELGVDTVVCNRDYEPVAQQRDAEVGAELARHGIGFEQYKDQVIFECDEVLTLAHKPFSVFTPYRNAWLKKLTPYQLQAYPVRRYAAAFAVQPAAAIPSPADMGFEPTNLATLKLPTGASGAETLFDEFLDRIDRYKQTRDFPATKGPSYLSVHLRFGTISVRRLAREAHARGGAGAEGWLNELIWRDFYFQILWHNPHVLNGSFRPEFDAVRWVDDEARFAAWCEGRTGYPLVDAAQRQLAQTGYMHNRLRMVSASFLTKDLGISWRRGEHWFARTLNDFDLAANNGGWQWAASTGCDAQPWFRIFNPVTQSEKFDADGQFIRRYCPELAKFDRKRIHAPWLATALEQQMAGCVIGRDYPAPVVDHAAAREATLERFKAVKGGVE, encoded by the coding sequence GTGGCAAAGAGTTCGTCTCGGCTGGTGTGGTTCCGTCGCGACCTGCGCGTGGATGACCACGCGGCGCTGTACCACGCGCTGCGCGAAGGCGGGCCGGTGTGGTGCACATTCGTGTTCGACACCGAAATACTGGACGAACTGCTGCGTGAAGGCTGGCGCGCCGATCGGCGGGTGGAATTCATCCATGCCGCCATCGTCGAGCTGGACGCGGCCCTGCGCGACCTCGGTGGCGGCCTCATCGTGCGCCACGGCCGCGCGCGCGACCTGGTGCCCGCGCTGGCGCGCGAGCTGGGTGTGGACACCGTGGTCTGCAACCGCGACTACGAACCGGTGGCACAGCAACGCGACGCCGAAGTCGGCGCCGAACTGGCGCGCCATGGCATCGGTTTCGAGCAGTACAAGGATCAGGTCATCTTCGAATGCGACGAGGTGCTGACGCTGGCGCACAAGCCGTTCTCGGTATTCACGCCGTACAGGAACGCCTGGCTGAAGAAGCTCACGCCGTATCAGCTTCAGGCCTATCCGGTACGCCGTTACGCAGCCGCATTCGCCGTGCAGCCGGCAGCCGCCATTCCGTCGCCGGCGGACATGGGGTTCGAGCCGACCAATCTGGCAACGCTGAAACTGCCTACCGGGGCATCCGGCGCCGAAACGCTGTTCGACGAATTTCTCGACCGCATCGACCGCTACAAGCAGACGCGCGACTTTCCGGCGACCAAGGGACCGAGCTATCTGTCGGTGCATCTGCGCTTCGGCACGATATCGGTGCGCCGGCTGGCGCGTGAAGCGCATGCGCGCGGTGGCGCCGGTGCCGAAGGCTGGCTGAACGAACTGATCTGGCGCGATTTCTATTTCCAGATCCTGTGGCACAACCCGCACGTGCTCAACGGCAGCTTCCGGCCCGAATTCGACGCCGTGCGCTGGGTGGACGACGAGGCGCGCTTCGCCGCGTGGTGTGAAGGCCGCACCGGTTATCCGCTGGTCGATGCGGCGCAGCGCCAGCTGGCGCAGACCGGCTACATGCACAACCGGCTGCGCATGGTCAGCGCGTCCTTCCTGACCAAGGATCTGGGCATTTCCTGGCGGCGCGGCGAGCACTGGTTCGCGCGCACGCTGAACGACTTCGATCTGGCGGCCAACAACGGCGGCTGGCAGTGGGCCGCGTCGACCGGCTGCGACGCCCAGCCATGGTTCCGCATCTTCAACCCGGTCACCCAGTCGGAGAAATTCGACGCCGATGGCCAGTTCATCCGCCGCTACTGCCCGGAACTCGCGAAGTTCGACCGGAAACGCATCCACGCGCCCTGGCTGGCGACGGCGCTGGAACAGCAGATGGCCGGCTGCGTGATCGGGCGCGACTACCCGGCGCCGGTGGTGGACCACGCGGCGGCGCGCGAGGCGACGCTGGAACGGTTCAAGGCAGTGAAAGGGGGCGTGGAGTAG
- a CDS encoding YqgE/AlgH family protein produces MHAHASTSTVNLTGHFLIAMPAMADKNFARTLTLVCEHNDQGALGVIVNRPIDMSLEDLFERIELTLESPRFQGQPVYFGGPVQTDRGFVLHRPVGEWQSTIDVGNGLGLTSSRDVLQALGSEIEPDDVLVTLGYAGWQAGQIEWEMAQNAWLTVPADSGIIFDLPPEERLVAAMQLLGVDFASLSDVAGHA; encoded by the coding sequence ATGCACGCGCACGCATCGACTTCCACGGTGAATCTCACCGGTCACTTCCTGATCGCCATGCCCGCCATGGCGGACAAGAATTTCGCCCGCACGCTCACGCTGGTGTGCGAACACAATGATCAGGGCGCGCTCGGTGTCATCGTCAACCGGCCGATCGACATGTCGCTAGAAGACCTGTTCGAGCGCATCGAGCTCACGCTCGAATCACCACGCTTCCAGGGCCAGCCGGTCTATTTCGGCGGCCCGGTGCAGACCGACCGCGGTTTCGTGCTGCACCGCCCGGTCGGCGAATGGCAATCCACGATCGACGTCGGCAACGGCCTCGGCCTGACCTCTTCGCGCGACGTGCTGCAGGCGCTGGGCAGCGAGATCGAGCCGGACGACGTGCTGGTCACGCTCGGCTATGCCGGCTGGCAGGCGGGCCAGATCGAATGGGAAATGGCGCAGAACGCCTGGCTCACCGTGCCTGCCGACAGCGGCATCATCTTCGACCTGCCGCCGGAAGAACGTCTGGTCGCCGCGATGCAGCTGCTCGGCGTCGATTTCGCGTCGCTGTCCGACGTGGCCGGGCATGCCTGA
- the ruvX gene encoding Holliday junction resolvase RuvX, with product MPEPGGLPARGTVLAFDFGEKRIGVAVGECELRSASPLLTFEAETNDARWSAVGRLLDEWKPVTLVVGLPLSPDGVPHDMTARAERFARQLEGRYRLPVVLQDERYTSAEADSQLRDEGGLRDWRDRKQKLDAHAAQLILKDYFDVTA from the coding sequence ATGCCTGAACCGGGTGGTCTTCCTGCGCGCGGTACCGTGCTGGCGTTCGATTTCGGCGAAAAACGCATCGGCGTCGCAGTCGGTGAGTGCGAACTGCGCAGCGCCAGCCCGCTTCTCACGTTTGAAGCCGAAACCAATGACGCCCGCTGGTCGGCGGTCGGCCGACTGCTCGATGAATGGAAGCCGGTCACACTGGTGGTCGGTCTGCCCTTGTCGCCCGACGGCGTACCGCACGACATGACCGCGCGCGCAGAACGCTTCGCGCGCCAGCTCGAAGGGCGCTACCGCCTGCCGGTGGTGCTGCAGGACGAGCGCTACACCTCGGCCGAAGCCGACAGCCAGTTGCGCGACGAAGGTGGCCTGCGCGACTGGCGCGACCGCAAGCAGAAACTGGACGCACACGCGGCCCAGCTCATCCTCAAGGACTATTTCGATGTCACTGCCTGA
- the pyrR gene encoding bifunctional pyr operon transcriptional regulator/uracil phosphoribosyltransferase PyrR yields the protein MSLPDAEHLLVVLADQIRPQVTDDTALVGLHTGGVWLAQRLHALLGLAHPIGSLDVSFYRDDYAKRGLARDTRSSALPFEVEGRHLILVDDVLHTGRTVRAALNELFDYGRPLRVELAVLVDRGGRELPVAPTYCAATLNLPPGQRVKLAQDGNTLSLRLTGS from the coding sequence ATGTCACTGCCTGACGCAGAACACCTGCTGGTCGTACTGGCCGACCAGATACGCCCGCAGGTCACCGACGACACGGCGCTGGTCGGCCTGCACACCGGCGGTGTGTGGCTGGCGCAACGACTGCACGCACTGCTCGGCCTGGCCCATCCGATCGGCTCGCTCGACGTGAGCTTTTACCGCGACGACTACGCCAAGCGCGGGCTGGCGCGCGATACCCGCTCGTCGGCGCTGCCGTTCGAGGTGGAAGGCCGCCACCTGATACTGGTCGACGATGTGCTGCACACCGGCCGCACGGTGCGCGCCGCGCTGAACGAACTGTTCGACTATGGCCGTCCGCTGCGGGTCGAACTGGCCGTGCTGGTCGATCGCGGCGGCCGCGAACTGCCGGTGGCGCCGACCTACTGCGCCGCGACACTCAACCTGCCGCCCGGGCAACGCGTGAAACTGGCGCAGGACGGCAACACCCTCTCGCTGCGACTGACCGGGAGCTGA
- a CDS encoding aspartate carbamoyltransferase catalytic subunit, whose product MARNPQLNRHGELQHLLTTEGLPRDVITRILDTAEPFTVVAEREVKKLPLLRGKSVFNLFFENSTRTRTTFEIAAKRLSADVINLNIATSSTNKGETLLDTVDNLAAMQADMFVVRHASSGAPYLIAQHLEATGRDHIHVINAGDGRHAHPTQGLLDMYTIRHYKRDFTQLSVAVVGDILHSRVARSQIHALTTLGVPDLRAIAPKTLLPADIDRLGCRVFHDMAEGLRGVDVVMMLRLQNERMQGSLLPSPQEYFKFFGLTQEKLALAKPDAIVLHPGPMNRGVEIDSAVADGKQAVILPQVTFGIAVRMAVMAMLAGGNA is encoded by the coding sequence ATGGCGCGCAACCCGCAACTGAACCGGCACGGCGAACTGCAGCACCTGCTGACCACCGAAGGCCTGCCGCGCGACGTCATCACGCGCATCCTCGACACCGCCGAGCCGTTCACCGTGGTGGCTGAACGCGAGGTGAAGAAACTGCCGCTGCTGCGCGGAAAGAGCGTGTTCAACCTGTTCTTCGAAAACAGCACGCGCACCCGCACCACCTTCGAAATTGCCGCCAAGCGCCTGTCGGCCGACGTGATCAACCTGAACATCGCGACCAGTTCGACCAACAAGGGCGAAACCCTGCTCGACACGGTGGACAACCTCGCCGCGATGCAGGCCGACATGTTCGTCGTGCGCCATGCCTCCAGCGGCGCGCCCTACCTGATCGCGCAGCACCTCGAAGCGACCGGCCGCGACCACATCCACGTGATCAATGCCGGTGACGGGCGGCACGCGCATCCGACGCAGGGCCTGCTCGACATGTACACCATCCGCCACTACAAGCGCGACTTCACGCAGTTGTCGGTGGCCGTCGTCGGCGACATCCTGCATTCGCGCGTGGCGCGCAGCCAGATCCACGCGCTGACCACGCTGGGTGTGCCCGACCTGCGCGCCATCGCGCCGAAGACGCTGCTGCCGGCCGACATCGACCGGCTCGGCTGTCGTGTCTTCCACGACATGGCCGAAGGCCTGCGCGGCGTCGACGTCGTGATGATGCTGCGGCTGCAGAACGAACGCATGCAGGGCTCGCTGCTGCCCAGCCCGCAGGAATACTTCAAGTTCTTCGGCCTGACGCAGGAAAAGCTGGCGCTGGCCAAGCCGGACGCCATCGTGCTGCACCCGGGGCCGATGAACCGTGGCGTCGAAATCGATTCGGCGGTGGCCGACGGCAAGCAGGCCGTCATCCTGCCGCAGGTCACCTTCGGCATTGCGGTGCGGATGGCGGTCATGGCGATGCTGGCGGGGGGCAATGCATGA
- a CDS encoding dihydroorotase, producing MKIHIKGGHLIDPAQDIDAPTDLYIAAGKVVALGDAPDGFHANRVLDATGRIVAPGLIDLCARLREPGLEYRATLESEMAAAVAGGITSLACPPDTDPVLDEPGLVEMLKHRARMLNLAHVYPHGALTMGLKGQRLTEMGELFDAGCIAFSQANVPVADTQVLFRAMQYAATFGYTVWLQPTDLHLSSDGVAHEGEVAARLGLTGIPILAETLAIGQMLQLARATGCRLHLARISSRAGLMLIDQARLDGLKVSCDVAIHSLHLCDVDIGYFDPQCRTIPPLRAQFDREALRAALADGRIDALCSDHTPVDDDAKQVPFAEAEPGTTGLELLLPLTLSWAREMQLPLRLALARITSDAARVLGLDAGHLRIGSAADICIFDADAPVMISRATLRSQGRNTPFIGRELLGKVCATLVSGQVVYETPANDRAAR from the coding sequence ATGAAAATCCATATCAAGGGCGGTCACCTGATCGACCCGGCGCAGGACATCGATGCGCCGACCGACCTTTACATCGCCGCCGGCAAGGTGGTGGCGCTGGGCGACGCACCGGACGGCTTCCACGCCAACCGCGTCCTCGACGCAACCGGGCGCATCGTCGCGCCGGGCCTGATCGACCTGTGCGCGCGGCTGCGCGAGCCGGGGCTGGAGTATCGCGCCACGCTGGAATCGGAAATGGCCGCCGCGGTCGCCGGTGGCATCACCAGTCTGGCCTGCCCGCCGGACACCGACCCGGTGCTCGACGAGCCGGGACTGGTCGAAATGCTGAAGCACCGCGCACGCATGCTCAACCTCGCGCACGTGTATCCGCACGGCGCGCTGACCATGGGCCTGAAGGGTCAGCGGCTGACCGAAATGGGCGAATTGTTCGACGCCGGCTGCATCGCGTTCAGCCAGGCGAACGTGCCGGTGGCCGACACGCAGGTGCTGTTCCGCGCCATGCAGTACGCCGCTACCTTCGGTTACACCGTGTGGCTGCAGCCGACCGACCTGCACCTGTCGTCCGACGGCGTGGCGCATGAAGGCGAAGTGGCCGCGCGGCTCGGCCTGACCGGCATACCGATACTCGCTGAAACGCTGGCCATCGGCCAGATGCTGCAACTGGCCCGCGCCACCGGCTGCCGCCTGCATCTGGCGCGCATTTCAAGCCGCGCCGGGCTGATGCTGATCGATCAGGCGCGGCTCGACGGGCTGAAGGTGAGCTGTGACGTCGCCATCCACTCGCTGCACCTGTGCGATGTCGACATCGGCTACTTCGATCCGCAGTGCCGCACCATTCCACCGTTGCGCGCGCAGTTCGACCGCGAGGCACTGCGCGCCGCGCTGGCCGACGGCCGCATCGACGCGCTGTGTTCCGACCACACGCCGGTCGATGACGACGCCAAGCAGGTGCCGTTCGCCGAAGCCGAACCCGGTACCACCGGGCTGGAACTGCTGCTGCCGCTCACGCTGTCATGGGCGCGCGAAATGCAGCTGCCGCTGCGGCTGGCACTCGCCCGCATCACGTCGGACGCGGCACGCGTGCTCGGGCTGGACGCCGGACACCTGCGCATCGGCAGCGCGGCCGACATATGCATCTTCGACGCCGATGCGCCGGTCATGATCAGCCGTGCGACGCTGCGCAGTCAGGGCCGCAACACGCCCTTCATCGGCCGGGAACTGCTGGGCAAGGTGTGCGCGACGCTGGTGTCGGGTCAGGTGGTGTACGAGACGCCCGCGAACGACAGGGCCGCCAGGTAG
- a CDS encoding YggT family protein, with protein MLTDLILLVLNAVAGFVTTLLLARFYMQWARVSFRNQLGQFVIQTTDWAVLPARKVIPAVFGLDMATFVVAWLLQVALLLLAATLQGGLGADNLIPLVFLRGLFEVARLSVWFLIIALLISAVLSWVSPGNPLGSILGALTRPFLQPIQRVMPPIANVDLSPLVLILLLQIVLYLIDAASRQIFALVM; from the coding sequence ATGCTGACCGACCTGATCCTGCTCGTCCTGAATGCCGTCGCCGGCTTCGTCACCACATTGCTGCTCGCCCGTTTCTACATGCAGTGGGCGCGTGTCAGTTTCCGCAACCAGCTGGGCCAGTTCGTCATCCAGACGACAGACTGGGCCGTGCTGCCGGCGCGCAAGGTGATTCCGGCGGTGTTCGGGCTCGACATGGCGACCTTCGTCGTGGCCTGGCTGCTGCAGGTCGCGCTGCTGTTGCTGGCGGCCACACTGCAAGGCGGCCTCGGCGCAGACAACCTGATTCCGCTGGTTTTCCTGCGCGGGCTGTTCGAAGTGGCGCGTCTGTCGGTGTGGTTCCTGATCATCGCGCTGCTGATCTCCGCCGTGCTGAGCTGGGTGTCGCCCGGCAATCCGCTGGGCAGCATCCTGGGCGCGCTGACTCGGCCCTTCCTGCAGCCGATCCAGCGCGTCATGCCACCGATCGCCAACGTCGACCTGTCGCCGCTGGTGCTCATCCTGCTGCTGCAGATCGTGCTCTACCTGATCGATGCGGCGTCGCGGCAGATCTTCGCACTGGTCATGTGA
- the proC gene encoding pyrroline-5-carboxylate reductase — protein sequence MQITFIGGGNMASALIGGWVRRGGDAAGICVVEPQAEARARLAHDFSVRAIEAADAAALRCDLIVLAVKPQQMREVCAGLAPGLDHQTVLSIAAGLRAADLSRWLGGYPRIVRAMPNTPALIGQGVTGLYADAAVSDSERAQAEQVLAAVGSTVWVEEERLIDAVTALSGSGPAYVFHFIEAMVRGGEALGLSADQAHRLAVATFTGASALAAQSPESPGTLRERVTSKGGTTEAALKSMSADGVADSIVRALAAAAARGAELGDQLGAQ from the coding sequence ATGCAGATCACTTTCATCGGCGGCGGCAATATGGCCAGTGCGCTGATCGGCGGCTGGGTCCGACGCGGCGGCGACGCGGCGGGTATCTGCGTGGTCGAACCGCAGGCCGAGGCGCGCGCCCGACTGGCACACGACTTCAGTGTGCGGGCGATCGAAGCGGCGGACGCGGCCGCGCTGCGTTGCGACCTGATCGTGCTGGCGGTCAAGCCGCAGCAGATGCGTGAGGTGTGCGCCGGACTCGCGCCCGGGCTCGACCACCAGACCGTACTGAGCATCGCGGCCGGCCTGCGCGCGGCCGACCTGTCGCGCTGGCTCGGCGGCTACCCGCGCATCGTGCGCGCGATGCCGAATACGCCGGCGTTGATCGGCCAGGGCGTGACCGGCCTGTACGCCGACGCAGCCGTCAGCGACAGCGAACGCGCGCAGGCGGAGCAGGTGCTGGCCGCCGTAGGCAGCACGGTGTGGGTGGAAGAAGAACGCCTGATCGACGCCGTGACCGCGCTGTCGGGCAGCGGTCCGGCCTACGTATTCCACTTCATCGAAGCCATGGTGCGCGGCGGCGAGGCGCTCGGCCTGAGCGCCGATCAGGCGCACCGCCTCGCGGTCGCCACCTTCACCGGCGCCTCCGCGCTGGCGGCGCAAAGCCCGGAGTCGCCCGGCACGCTGCGCGAACGCGTCACGTCGAAGGGCGGTACGACCGAGGCGGCGCTTAAGTCGATGTCTGCCGACGGTGTGGCGGACTCGATCGTGCGCGCACTCGCGGCTGCAGCAGCACGCGGCGCCGAGCTGGGTGACCAGCTGGGTGCGCAATAG